The nucleotide window GCTTGTCCTAGACAGAGAATAGCGATGTAAAACAGGCACTTTGGTTAGTGATCCtattgaaagctttttttttttttttacatgtggGAGAGAAAACCTGGGGCTTTCCCCTGGTTTAAAATTGGGCATGATGTTCCCTTGACCAGTGAGACCAATCTGCAGCCACAGCACTTTACCAGAAACCCGGGGAGCCAAGCGAAACAGCGATGTGTGCTGTGAATTCAGCGTCCTGGGGGGGCAGCAGGACATTTCATCAGCTCAGACCTGTGGGGCGAGCTCTTCAGAAAGCCCCTCTGAGCAGGGATTTCTGGGTCCCACAGCCACCCCAGAAAGCTGTGGATCCCATTTGGCAGCATCGGTGCCAGCAGCCGCATGGGTGGGTGATGGGGAGCCCGTGGATGTCCCATTCTGGGTCACGGGGAATGTCCCACCAGCATCATTTCCTACTAAGACAGCCTGGGGCTGCCACGCGTGCCTCTGTTTATCCCTAAAGACCAAACCCTGAGGTCCTTATCCCGCTGGTACTCACTCCTTGCCAAGGGAACCATCTTTTGCCCTCCTGAGCATTAGCCGGAGCACAGGATCGCTTGGGCTTTACACGGCTGTTTGAGCAGAGCAAGGGACTGAGGACCAGTCTGGGGACATTATTCGGAGTCCTCTTCCACTTTCCCCATCCTGGTTCTACCTCTGAGCCTCAGTGGGTCCCACCTGCATTTACAGGGAGATTTTAGctgctttcttatttattatttatttttacaactgGAACCACCTTTGTTGTGTTACTGAAGTTAACAACGCACAATGGTCCGTTTTCATTACTAACATAATAttgtaattataaaataaaatgtaaagagaaaaatactgtgacAACATGGGTTTTTGGTTGTGGgctttcaattaatttttacattCTAATTTTGGATGACTTGCAAAGCATACTAAAGCAAGCTGCTTGTGTTGGTTGGCTCAAGGGGCATTTacagtcttttttaaaagttgcaatgtcaggaacagaaaaggaaaggaaagtaaAGCTTCATGGTATTTGGCTTATTGAAGAGAACTGAACAGTTCACAGCAAGAATGAAAGCAGAAGTTAAGTTTTGAATATATTACTTGCCAGGGTGTTTGGTATTGTTTGTATTGCTCACCGTTTTCTGAGCACTTTACAGGACGGCAGTTCCCACTACCTATTTAATATCAGTAAGACACCATTGTCTTACAAGCATGGGAGGATTCGTGTGAGGGCTGCTGTTTGTGAAAACTGCTTTTGGGTCTCTGTCATCaataatatttgatttttatcaaTAACTCAGCTGATGACTGAATTCATTTACAAGGGGGAAAGTATCTGGTATAAGAGGGGTTATTAGAAAACATCTCACCTCTTTGCAGCATGTGCTGTCTCTGAGGTCTGAGCAGTCCCCTGTCCCCCTACGGGATGCTTTGGGAAGGCAGAGGACGGGTGCGTGGTGTGTGCATCTCCGGGGACCGCAGGAGCACTGGAGGGCTGCCTGCGGCACGAGCcatgcagggaggggagcatCCAAGCGTAGCTCAGAGATGTTCATGTCCcaaataaaaactaaacaaaacatgCTCTTAAGCTGCATTCTTTCTATTTAAAGTGTGCTTTGGAAGCCAAAATTAACTGGCCTGCGTCAGCGGGCGGAGGAGAGTGTGAATGGCCTGCCAAGGAGTTAGCATCACAGGTGACTGTAGCTCAGGAGCACTTAGATCCTAAGGTATTCCTATTAGCACAAGCCAGCTGCTGCCATTAAAAAGCCTTTTACGAGCAACTGCATTGATAACACCACCTTATGTCTCTTCTAATACAACCGTGCAGAGTCCAAGGATCATCGTTCATTGTAAAATACATTGACTCTTCTCCATCTCTATTCCCTACAGTTGTCATCCACCTAACCGGAGGAAGGTAGTTTAAATTTCCCTTTATCTTTTATTCTCTATTTTGTTAAGTGTGGCCTTGTCTTACAAGGCAGGCAGTTCGGAATAGCAGCAGTCTGCATGTATACCTGATCTTAGTGCATGTCAGAGGGAAGAAACGAGCTGAAGGGTGTCAAGGAAGTATTTAAATTATCTGGCATGAAAGACTCAGTGAGAGCAGCAAAACAGTCTAGAAGCAgatagaaacaaaaatattttttttttaactgcaatttccaactgaaaaaaaaaagaacattttgcctTGCACACCTTGAGGTTAATTTAAAACTGgttctccattaaaaaaatatttaaattggctaacaaaacaagtaagaaaaatTTAGAATGAAAACCTTTTTGAACTTTCTTTAGAAGGAAATTTGGGGCTACATCTATCCTTGATGCACCATGCATGGAAATGGACGACCCAGGCCAAGTCTCAATCTCGGCAGTAGCGCTCAGACTTCACAGCTCTGGTACCAGAGTATCCCATTGGCAGCGTAGTTTCATCTCTACAAGTCTGAGATGCTTCACAAAGAGAAAACTTGGTCAATAAAACCACTCTTGCGTCCAGCGTGTCCTCTGCATTTGCTGGCAAAACCCAGTGGTAAAGTAACAAAACCTTTAAAGCCTTGGGgggataaaaaaaccccagcccaCAACGCGGTGTTGAGAAAGAGGAGCCGAAGCTTCCCGCGACCGCCTTTGGGCATGGCCGGCTGCGGTTGCTTCCTATAAACCAACCAAAGTTTCCCAGGGCAGAGGCTGCGAATTTGGAAGCAGCAAAGATTTGAGCTCTGGGGAAAAACGTGGGCGCTGGTGCtggcccccccccagggtgTGACACATACTTGCTCCAGGGCCAGGTTTCCATGAgccgggatggggggggtggatTTATTTGGTGGAAAAAACCCATTCTGCCCTGGGACCCGGCGTGTTCCCAGCAGCGGCTCGGTGGGGTGGCATCGTCGCTCAGCCGTTCCgtctcctcctgcagctgggggtCCCCGCTCCTGCAGGACCAAACAGCCTTTGGGGTGGCCTTAGGGCATGTACATACGTGCATGAGTGGCCCCATGAAGACAAGTATTTGGGGAGGTGGACGTGCATGTATAGGTGCATGGATGCTGAGCTTTCTGTTGCGAGCACTGCAATGGATACACATGCATAACAACACACATATGCAGGCAAATTTGTATGTGtttgcatgtgcatgtgtgtacatccatgatttttttttaagacggTCTGCAAATAAAtgctataaaatattatttaaatatgtttttgaaGGAAGCTCCCCAGCAAAGAGGATGCACTGAGCCATTTCAAATACCGCAAACACCTTACCCAGCACTTTGCAGCGCTCTGCCAGCCCCTGTGCCGGCCGATGGGGAGGTAGCAGCTGTATCGCACCGCTTCCTGCTCTGTGGCTTTCGCCTTCATGGCTTTGGCCCGAATAAAGCGCCAGAAATCACATGTGATGTGTTTCCATACAGCTCACGTCCCTCTCGCTACATGTGCAGCTAAAGGCCAAGATTGCCAACCCAGTCCAGCTGCGTGCAGGGATTCTTACCCCCAGGGTGCCTTGGGAACtgagaaaaaattaatgataaTATTCATGCTCTACTGACACTGCTGGGGTGCTGAGGGCAGCACTGGGCtctgcagccctcctgcctccctggggctgggctgcctgtgctggggggCAGCTTTGACCCACTGCAGCTGCAACCTGGGCTCAGCCCATGGGGAGAAGCTGGGAATGAGAAACAGCTGGGAGAAATGCTGCTGGGGAATGACCTCTGCTGCTTGGGAAATGCATCTAAGCTCAGGTCCTTGGCCTGCCTCCTTATTTGACCTGTTTTGGCTGATCTGGGATGTTTTTGATggacctgctctgctctccttgcCCAGGGACTGGGACACGGTGCCCTGCTCGGTGAGGTCCCTGCTTGTCTTGCTGTTGGCCTCACCTCTTCTTCCCAGCCCGCGGCTGCTGGCAGATGTGCTGGTCTGTTTTTTTTATGGTGGCGAGGACTGAGCAGCAGTCTAAAAAGCTAGCAAATgcagattaaaaatgtaaaaatactcCCTGGTAAAGTGAAATGGGGTTGATGCTTCTGCGTGGATAGCATcacctgtcagtgtttaaatCTCATCCTTCGGTGGACTATTTTGCAGGGCTGTGTTCCAGCACTCAAAGTCACATCAGTGTGGCCAAGCATATAAACGCTGGGACATTCCCATTTGGAAATATAATGAGGAAGCAAGTGCAgggaacatgaagaaaaaagccatCCTACTATTCATagctactttaaaaattattttgactttgGCAGGCAGTTTTTGTTGCCGCATTTTAGCTCATGTTTGTTTGTGACTGGTGGTCAGGGCGTGGATGCTCGGAGATGTTATCTCAGGGGATGGGTTGCAAAATGGGTGTAGGTCTGCCAGcatggaggaaaaggaagatttacTTAATCGTGCCCTTGATTTTCCTGCTGACTTCGTCTCAGCAGCTCATCTCCTGAGTCCCTGTGCACATGGGGCCAAATAAGGACTCTGCAGAAGTGCAAATACAGCAGGAACTACACAGCCCAGAGGCTACAGGAATGGTTGTGGAGAGGAGCTCTGTGACTcctatgcttttaaaaagccttttaggCTCTTCTACTCCTCATAAACTGCCTGTCACAGGGACTAAGAGTTTAAACTTGTGACTCTATAGAAAGCAATTTGGATCAGGGATGAGAGATAGGGAAAGCGCTACCAGCAAATCCTCCTTTGCTGGCATGCAGGCACAGGATACTGctgccacagccctgccagTTGCAAGCACCTCATTCCTAGGGTTTGGGTTCCTACCGTCCTAGGGTTTTTCATCTTCCCACCACAAGATAATGAACTACTTTAATTAAATCAGCAAGCTGAAGAAGGCTTTTGTACTTGGGTGGCTGGGTGATGTGGTATTGTTATGTATTGTAAcgttgacttttttttttgatgtgttGGCTCTGAGCCTGTGATGTGCCCCTGCTTTGCTTGTTTGTCTCTTTTTCCAGCCTGAAAATGGGTAGTTAAACACTGGCAGCTAGAGCCCCAGCTCTGGTGGAAATGGGAGAGATGCTGTCGCATTCAGCAGATTTCTGTGAATTAAAATGGGATCTTGACAGCCTTGAGAGTGATTTGAGATTGTTCTCTGAGTTTTCACGGTCTTTGTCCCTGTGGGTCTGTGTCAAGGTCTCCTGTGGCAACACAAACTCTGTAAAACTGCATCCAGGGACCGTGGGATGTTGCCAGACCTTGCGGACGCGCTGCACGCTGTGGAAAGCAGGATGCTCAATGTGATGGTTAGGTACAAAGAAGCGACTCCTGCATAGGCAGAGCTTTTGTGAAAGTTGGCATGCAGATGTGAGCAAGCAATGCAGGTGTACATAAAGATTTGGATATGCATGTAAAATGCGCAGGACTTCATGCACCCCTTTAGGGTGTGCTTTTCTGCATTCGTGCCCTTGTGTTTGTATCCAGCCATGTCTCTTGTGTACATATGCGGATGCCTGTTTTGTGCATGTACCAACATAGCGTGGAAAGCCAGGTGTGATTTCAGCCCCGTTTCAAGTGTGATCTGAATCTTGCAGCTGGCACGGTTCGGTggaggctgctggggaggctgcATGGGCTCTGCACGCCGGTGTGCTCATCTTGCATTACAGGGCAGCGGGGGAAACTGCGTGGCACGTCACAGCCTGGGTTCCTTTACGTATTTCCTGCACACGCAGGCTGGAGGACTGGGCTGCCTTGGGCAGCACTGCGTTTACACAGAGCTGCTTACAAGGAGGCTGGTGCccgggcagcaggcagctgcctgcttaCCAGCGTGGGTGCTGGTGGGAACACGCTGGCTGTGGCACAAACGGACCTGGAGCTCCGCGGTTCCCTGCGTGAAACTTAGCGGTGTGGCTGGTTTCCTCATGTGGATGCATTTACCAAAAGGTAaggaaaagcttaaaataaaaaaaaagcaacccaaaccgcgctccccgccccgcccaaaaaaaacccccaaccaacccaaaaccGCAACCCAGCACTGGTGTATTTAAATGTCTCTTTGCCTTCAGCTCCTGCACTGCTGCTAAGCATGTTTGTAAACAGGGTCTATGTGTGTGGGACTGTATGGGGACAGCACTTTGCTCATGACCTCTCTGCTGTGTGCTTTTCAGttgccacccccccccccccaaaaaaaaaaaaaacaacaacccagCATCCCCCCGCAAGTGGATATCACGCTCCCAGGACTGCTCCTTcctgggaggggacagcataTACTTGCAGGCTTTGCTGGGAAGCAAATACTATCTGGGGATActtgctgggaagcagcagcgaagagagcagctgctgcaaaaAGCTGCTCCCTGGCTCAGAAGGCGTTTTAAGCAGTGGCTGGgtttctggctggctgggggggAACTCTTCCTCACTTTCCCTGGGGTGGGTGGTGGCAGATGACTCCACGCAGGGTTCCATGGCTTTGCACGTTAGCTGGTGCCCGTGACACGCAGACGCGAAGCAGCTCCAGACCAAAAATCAGTGGGATGGGATAGAAACTGTGTAAACATTTCCTAGGGTAGGGCGCTTGCgctctgctgctcagcagaggaggaagaaggtgtGCagcccctgccttcctcctccccggGCTTCGGACTTCCCAATGGGGTGCGAGGAATTTGGGCCCCACCGTGCCCAGGGAATGCTGCGCTGCTTTTCCAGccaggaaagtaatttttttttttttttttttaatatgtggcAAAAGGCATAGAAGTTACTGCAAGTAAATGAAATGTATCTAAATCAATGAAATAGGGTATTCATTTCCTGCTGGGTGGGGGAAGAAACCATCCATAAAACGGTCCTTGGCTTTCTTGAGGGTAAATTAATGTGAATTTATACTTTGGCTTTATACCTTAAGacttctctgtcctttttctgATTTGCTTAGATAATTTATTTCCAGTTCAGCTTGCCAGACAGTGACTCCTGAAAGCACTGGTAACTTGAACCAGCCTTTGCAGTCAGGAAAATGGGTATTGGAGTTCCAGCTTTTCTAGATACTAGATAGATATAGAGAGATCAGGTCCTACCTGATTAACCTCTTTATGTTGTGAAAAGCTTAGGAAAGGCTTCTGGTGAGGTAGGGTCTCCTAATTGCCTATGGAAGCAGGAGGGATTAAGGCTGGCTTTTTCTCTCTCGTTCCAGGTATCGGATCAGGGACTTACCAGGACCGTGTGTGTGGCTACTATCCAAAACTGAAGGGGAATGCccatctctgcctgcctgctgcgTTCACCACCTGAAAACATTGCTACAGGCCAGCTTATTAGGTAACCAGTAATAAGTCTGAGGTAACACTTAGAGCAAGAACACCCTGGGCTCTCCCCTGTCCCCTCAACCAGACACCCCAGGGGACGCCTGCCTCGGTTGCAATTAGTGCTGAGACCAGGCACACGAACACGATGGGTGCGTGTGTCTGGGTAAGTGCTAAAGTCATGCTTCTCGCCAGCCTTAGCTCTTGGCTGGCACTGGCGTTGCTGTCCTAGTTGCCCCTTGCATAGATCTGCAGGACATCAAGTGTAAACGGTGAGGTTTCACAGTCTAATAAAAcaagattttctgtttattaactAGGTGAAGCCCACGAAGCCCTTAAAATAGCAGCCTGTCCTACCTGGCGTGTTGCGTCAGCCAAACCCAGAGCATTCTCCACAACGAAGGCACTGAGCATTGCACTTCTCCCATCCTTTGGTGGGGTCTCTGGGCGCAGGTGAGGAACATCAGAGGTACGGAGCCCTCCCTCTGACCATCATGGAGCCCACAGCTCATAGCCAGCAGGAGGCATCTACCCTTtccagcacagaggcagcagaagaCCTTGCCCTCAAGTTAAATgctgctgtgagggacagtaatagaaaagatgtgctggagctgctggagaagggggCAGATGTGAATTCCAAAGCAGAAAGTGGCTGGACACCACTGCAGAGTGCCGTGCAAGCTGATGATGAGGACCTGGTCCGGCTTCTGCTGGACAAAGGTGCTTGCCCACATGCCAGGAAGGACAATGGTGGCACTGCGTTTACTGAGGCAGCGATAGCAGGAAACGTCAATATACTGGAGCTCCTCCTTGATCGTGGGTTAAAAATTAACGACCACGACGACAATGGCTTCACAGCTTTCATGGAGGCTGCATGGTATGGGAATGAGGAAGCCTTGAAGTTCCTGTATAGCAAGGGAGCAAATGTGAATTTGAGGAGGGCAGTTAGCGAGGAGAAATTGAAACTGCATAAAGGAGGTGCGACAGCACTGATCGATGCTTGTCGGAGGGGCCACTTCTCGGTTGTAAAGACTCTTGTCCAAGAGATGGGGGCTGATGTGAATATTTGTGACAACAAAGATAGGAATGCCTTGATCCATGCCCTCAAGGAGGGCTGTGCCAAGGAAAGATACGAGTCGGCTGTCTCCATAGGCCATTTCCTGCTGGACTGCGGGGTTGATGTGAACAGCAAAGATGAATGTGGGAAAACTGCCCTCATCCTAGCTGTTGAAATGCGGAGCCCAGATCTGGTGAAAGCTTTATTGGAGAAGGGTGAAATAGATATTGATGACGCAGATGAGGAGGGCAACACAGCACTGATGGTGGCTGTAGCGAAAAATGATTACAATATAGCAGAGTTGTTGTGTGAAAAAGGAGCAAGGACTGATGTTGGGAACCTTATCGCTGTTGCGAATAGGAACCGTGCTCATAACATGGCACGTCTTCTTCGCCAGTATAATGCCAAGTTTATTCCAGAAACCCCCAAAGACTGGGAGCCAAAGAGCAAATGCTGGAGGGACCAGCTGAAAAATCTTCATAAAATATATCGCCCCATGATTGGTAAACTGAAGATATTTCAATACATCCAGCAGAGAATTTGGAACACTTCCCAGGGTGGCATCTACCTGGGGCTCTATGGTGGGACAGAAGTAGCAGTAAGAATAAGCCGCAGTACAGAGggtgagaaagagaaacagttcTTCGAACAATGTGGTAACTGTGAACATCTACTGAAGCTCTTCTGGGCTGAGAAGGCAAGAGGCTACATGTACTTGTGCTTCCCCCTCTGGGAGAAAAACCTTGAAGAACATCTGCAGGAACCAGAAGACCAAATGGATTACAAAGATGCTCTGAGGATGATCTTCCAAGCAGTGAGAGAACTGCATTCCCTTGGATTTGCTCACCAGGATCTGCATCCCAGCAACTTTTTCATAGGttatcttttgctttctcaatgttttcattttgctttcctgttgcCCGTAGTTTAGAGAAGAAGATGCTTCATAGCTGTCTGTAAAAAAACAGATGTCTTTATGCAGAACAGGGTGTCTGTGGCATTAGCACTCCTTTCTGAATAAGTATAGATATGTTCGCAGACAGCCACAGAGGAGTGAACAGAACGACTTTACGTCCCATTAGATCTGCCCTCCTTTCCAGGGCTTTGCAGATAGATCAACCCCCAGCAGACTTCTTCAGAGATTTGTCTTCTAAAGAAGGGGCCATCCAGAAGTCAGTGACAGACTGTATCAAGGTTTTCCACCATTATTTGTTAATAATTTCTCTTATTTCCTCAGATTTAGGTGGCAAAATTTACTTGGCGGACTTTGATAATAAAAGAAAGTTGATTGAAGGCAAAAAAGAACTTGTAAACTCAGATTTAGAGGTAACTTCCCTGCTAATCAATGTATGCTTTAAAATTTCAGGGTCTCTCTGATATCTTCTGTTGCTGTGAATCCTATGGGAAGCCTTTCTGCATCCTCAAATAGAAAACACTTTGATTTTTGGGAAAGCCCATATAACAATAGATACTGCATAAGAGTGATAGTGATTAGGATGCAAGGCTGTGGCTGGTGCTAGGATGCCTACATATACCCTGTGAGCATGATTATGGTGCCCATCTCCTCTGTCTTTGTGCACAGAGCTTCAAagtttgtgtgtatttgtataCTTCTGCACACCTATAGGTGCATGTATGCGTCCACGTACACAGTCTGCTCATTTAGGAATACTAGTCCTCCTTCATTTGGTAGAAAGTTTTATGCATCTCGCACATGAGCAGTGATGTGTTTCTTTGCAGGCTCTCAGCAGGCTCATGCTGTATGTTTTAACAAGGGGTAGGAAACCCCTTCACCAGGTCAGTCCCGAGGATTTGGCTGATGATTCCCCAGATTACAAGGAGGCTCTGGATCTTGTAAGTAGCCTGGTCTCTCATGATGAACGAGGCTTGGAAGGTTTGAGCAAACATCCCTATTTCTGGAGCAAACAGACGTAAGTCCTGGGAGTATAAAGGAAAAGCTTTCGGTGCAGGATTTGTCTGTAGTGCTGGGAACAGTGATGTTCTGTTGCAGCTAACGAAGCTCCTCGTTCCACAGCAGGTTCAAGTTCCTGAAGGGTATATGGAATAAAATCAAAGTTCTCCGCAACGAAAAAGCTGTCTTTCAAGCTCCTAATACTACTGAAAGTTTTCCTTATCCATGGTGGACCAAAGAGGTAATCCTCTTCTCCTTGGATTGATACGAGGTTTGAGTTAGACATTTAGGCAGAAGCTTTGCCTGAGTGTTTCACAGGCcctgtttaaaaacataactgGAAAAAGTAGCCCCACGCAAATACAGATAACTGGGGGAAACAGTTACATCTAAGCCACGTAGTCAAAATACACCAGACTAAAGACATTGATGCTAAAGGGAGCTCTGTTGACTGGGGTGATAGTAGGGGATGGTTGTTATAGAATTAGCTGGCAAACCTTCAAGGGTGTTTGTTGGTGACCCCTTAAGACAAGGACCTCTGGCCCTTGCTGCCAGCAGATTTCTGGCAAAAGTGTTTTGTTAGATTGGCTCAAAAGCAGTGAGACCAGGCCTGCTTTTGCAGGTCGCATCCTGGAAAGACATGCTGCATTGTTTGAGATCTGACGGTCTTGGTTCTGTACAGCAGCCCATGTGGTCCTTTCAACAGTGGCATGGTTGGATCAAGATTCCCGAgtccctcctgccctccagaCATGCATGAAAATCTCCTGTGCCATGTTGACAGTCCTAATATGAGTGCCATGCCTTGgcaagggaggagaggaaacgCTTAGCAGAATCAGGGGGTCTGTAAGGTGCATGTCCTGCAGAGTGAACTCTTCTGCTCATGTTGGGAAATATGCTTTTAAGGGTCACAAGATTTGTCCATGTAAGATGATATCCCTGCAGAAAGGCAGTGGCTGTGGTGAGTGGAGGTAGATGTGCTGCTTTCGTGTGTGTGAAAGGCAGAGAATAatctatgtgctttttttcagattgaCAAAAGTGTTCTGAATTTCATGGAaaaaactgggaaaacaaaaccatataGCAACAGCATCACCGACTTACTGAGGTTCATGAGAAACCTGGATGAACACCCAAATATCAGGTAGATGTTCACATCCTTGCCCCTGCTGCCACAGTTGCATTGCATGGAGCATCTGGATATCTGCAAGCGTCAGTGAGTTTGAGAGCAAAATCTTCTTCAGATGCTTTTCCAGAAGGGTGAACACAACTGGGACGTGGGAGAAAGTCCGCTAAAGCCCATTTGTTAGAG belongs to Aquila chrysaetos chrysaetos chromosome 12, bAquChr1.4, whole genome shotgun sequence and includes:
- the RNASEL gene encoding 2-5A-dependent ribonuclease; this encodes MEPTAHSQQEASTLSSTEAAEDLALKLNAAVRDSNRKDVLELLEKGADVNSKAESGWTPLQSAVQADDEDLVRLLLDKGACPHARKDNGGTAFTEAAIAGNVNILELLLDRGLKINDHDDNGFTAFMEAAWYGNEEALKFLYSKGANVNLRRAVSEEKLKLHKGGATALIDACRRGHFSVVKTLVQEMGADVNICDNKDRNALIHALKEGCAKERYESAVSIGHFLLDCGVDVNSKDECGKTALILAVEMRSPDLVKALLEKGEIDIDDADEEGNTALMVAVAKNDYNIAELLCEKGARTDVGNLIAVANRNRAHNMARLLRQYNAKFIPETPKDWEPKSKCWRDQLKNLHKIYRPMIGKLKIFQYIQQRIWNTSQGGIYLGLYGGTEVAVRISRSTEGEKEKQFFEQCGNCEHLLKLFWAEKARGYMYLCFPLWEKNLEEHLQEPEDQMDYKDALRMIFQAVRELHSLGFAHQDLHPSNFFIDLGGKIYLADFDNKRKLIEGKKELVNSDLEALSRLMLYVLTRGRKPLHQVSPEDLADDSPDYKEALDLVSSLVSHDERGLEGLSKHPYFWSKQTRFKFLKGIWNKIKVLRNEKAVFQAPNTTESFPYPWWTKEIDKSVLNFMEKTGKTKPYSNSITDLLRFMRNLDEHPNIRISNRIGDHAEYFLKLFPALTIYVYNSLRQNPKYSHFADIQDPSL